The Nostoc sp. 'Peltigera membranacea cyanobiont' N6 genome contains the following window.
TGGGGCTGCTGAAAAGGCTTAACTGCTTTCCGTAGCCCAGAAGTACCGGGCTTTTGGTCGCTAAAGGGAGTAGTAGAGACTTTACGGATGTTCATAGATCGTATTTAACAAGGCATTTTCTCTTACAGCTTTGCATAAGTTTGTTACAAAAAAAATTGCCCCGTATTAAACCTTTGTGTATCCTCTCTTTCTACCTTTGGAGTGATTCATTTTTACGCAAAGCTGTACTAAGTACACAGACACCTGAATTCTGCTTTATACTCCAATACAGTTCAGTGAAGTATTTATTATTTTTCTTTTCTTTTCTTTCTTTTCTTCCTTTGTGTTCTTTGCGCCTTTGCGGTAATGCCTCCGGCACGCTCCGCGAACGTTAAAAAAATTGACTTTGATAAAGAGTTAAGCCTTAACTAAACCGTATTGCTTTATACTCATAAAGTTTGCTCCTTCTCTATTTGGTAAGCCTGCAATAAAGATTCACCATTGAAATGAATTAAGTGAGTTGAATCTTCAGCAACCCAAACATCTGTTTCCCAAGCAATCTCTGCCAGATATGCCACCATTGCCTTACGACTGAGAAATGTTGTCACCATCACCAAAGGTATTTGGGCATTTCTGAATAAAACTTCAAGTTCCTTCTTCCGTTTAGGATTAATTGGGGCATGTGACGTTACAGCTTCAATCAGCACCAACCAGTTATTTGTTGTGAAGTGAATAATCGCATCTGGCATTTTGCCGTGAGAATCAATATTAACGCCCAAATCTGCCAATGCTGCGTCATCGAAGTGGATGAACTTTTCATCTGTATCGCCAACATAGATCAGCTTCCCACCTGGAGTAAAACGAGGGGCAAAATCATTAATAATTTTTTCAATGAGAATATTCTGGCCACCTGGCGATAAAGTTTTAATTTCTCCGTTAATTACTATGGGGATACGGGACATTTCCCGTTCTTGAGCATACTGTTTTTTCAAAGTTTCAATTGAAGCAAGATAAGTAGAGATGCTCTTTTCCCATTCATCAGTACCGTAGGTTCGTAATAGTTCGAGGGTACTCTCCTCAATTTGATATACAGTTTTTGGACTGTTGATAGGGCGGCTTAAATTATCTGGATTAGCAACTATCAAAGCTGCATCCAGAAATTGATGGATTGTCTGGCGGCGAACTGTTTCCCGCGTGTTGGGCTTATAGCTTTTGCCATAATATTGAGCCATAAAATCCATCATTGGCGTAATTCCCATCAAAGGAGAAGTTGCTAATTGCCAAGAGTCTGTTGGTTTTAAGTCAAGCAACGCCAGGAGAGTTAAAGCCGATCGTTCGTTAAGTTGTGTTCGGGGAAAGCCTAATTGTGTCAGAATCTGCAATGCTTCATCAATTCTAGACTTAGTTACAATTGGATTATCTTCTGACTGATTCGACATATCAAATAGCTGATTTTCTATAAGTTCATCAATTTCTTGCAAAGAAGGAAACCGCTCTTTAATCGCTGTCCCTAATGACAATAGCTGTTCCAAATTAGGGTACTTTAATTTTCGCAAATCTGTTGCATTGACCTGAGTATGCCCATTGAACAAACGGAAAAAAGCATCAACTAGGGTTGAATTTAGATAAACAGCAAGCCCACGAGCCAAGGTAAGGCTAAGTCCGCGCCCATCTTTATGAAAGTAATTCAAATGATTTTCAAAGCCGACATAGGCATAATTAAATTGGTCGGCATCATAAACCACTGCAACAACACGCCTTTTCTCTTCTTTCGATGAGAACCTTTTACATAAGACGTAATGCTCGTTTGGTATTAGAAGATTCGCTGTTTCATTTATAGAAACTATCGCTTGAGGCTTTTTAGAGATTTTTGGGTAGTCTATATATCCATTCGATAAATTCACCGGATGAATTAAAGGAACAGTATTATTTTCTAGATTTGTCCTTAAGTATTCTTTTGCTCGAAAATCTACTACTCGTCCGGTTGAAACTGTTAGCCCTAAATCTTTCAACGTACATCTTAAAAGTTCCATTTGCTGAACGATTTGCTGGCTAAGATTATCTGAAACAATATGAATAAACTGCTCTAAATCATCAGGTTTAACTAAGGCTGTATATGGGACAGAGTGTGACATTATTAAGTCATCATTAGCACCAAAACTGGTATTTATGATGACATTGTTAGATTTTTGCCTTTGTTTTGTAGCTTGGATGATTATAGTTTCTTGGAGAACATCATCATCATTAAATGCTTCTTGGCGCGACTCAAAAAGATGTACTTCTTGTAAAGCCATCATCTCTAAAAACATTTTGCGGAAGTCACGAAAATATGGGCCATTGCAAAAACTGCGCGGCGTAATCGCTACAAACTCCCCATTTGGTTTTAGAAGCTGCGCTGTAGCAGCCATAAAACCAGTATAAAGATTGCTAGTTTCCAAACCAATGGAACGCAGCAATTCGCGCATCTTGGAATTAGCATTGATTTTCAAATAAGGCGGGTTGAGAATAGCATGGGTAAATTCTGTAGCGTTTACACTATTCAATAAACCAACCTGAAGCAATTTAACTGCATCTTCGATAAAATTAGTCTCACGAATTTCGTAATTGAAGGAAATATCCACACGTTGACATTCCTTGTTACATAGTTCTAGAGTTTGATGCAGATACCCGATTAGAAAAGGATCAATTTCATAAGCTACAACGCGCAAACTTGATGTGTGTTGTGGCTGCTGGCATACTTTTGCTACAAAAGCGGCTAGTAATGAACCAATTCCTGCACCAGCATCAAGCAAGGATATTTCAGGTAAATCCAGCCGATTAAACATCCCAGCCATTAATTGTGCTACTGAGGCGGGAGTCAGAAATTGACCCATTGATGCTTTTTTGTCTTGCCTTAGCTTTAAACTTGCTACAGTCCGATGAAGATCCACTTGTGCAAGCAAGTTTCCACTTGATATTTCAGCAAGACTGGTAAACTTTAAACTACTGTTATGACTTGCTACTAACCCTCTACTGATTGATGGGACGATCGCGGTCATTTTCTTTAATTGCTATCAAGATATATATAGCAATCCTAAATCATTTGTAAAATCTTCTCTTTCTACACTTTGCGCCCTTCTCTGCGAGACGCTACGCGATTGCGGTTCGTTAAACAAAACAATTTTCACAGATTAATAAGATTGCTATAACAAATTTACAGCATCGTGATGTCTAAAGCAGATCGCATTATGCAGAACCTTAGATCATTTTGCTATGAAGTTATTAAACGAACCGCCAAGTACGCCAAGGAGAGAGGGAGCGAGTAATTAGTGCAAGTTTAGTTACTCAAGACTCAAAGAAGTCCTGCTGATTCATATAATCGTTTGAGCATTGCGGAAATCTTCGTACCATAATCTAAATCTGCTGACCAGCGTCCTGATAACTGATCGATTAATGGCGCAATTCCCCTGGTCACAAAGCGAAATCTTGGATCTACTACTTCTTGTACCAAAGGTTCTAAACTAGCGTAAGCTTTCAAATGTTGAATATGTGCCCTCACCCCAATTCTGGCACTTGGAAAAGATGCAGCCTCTGAACCACCACCGATCGCACCTAAGCCAGCAAAGTTATTTTGCTCAGGTTTAATATCACCACCAAACCGTAAAAATCCAGTTTCTACAGACATTTGGCAAAAGGCAATATCATAGTTCACTCCTTCTATCCCTGATTCTTCTCGATAAAGTTTTGGGATGTCAGGAAACTTCGCCAAAGCATTTTCATTATTGTTTCTGAGAAATAATTGTAACTGGACTTCTGAAGTATTACCGTTTGACATCACGCGCGAAAATTGACCAGGACAAACCATCAAATTCGATCGCAAACTGACAGTACGAGTTCCAGCATCCCAATTGACTGCAACATTAAAATCTCGCAGTTCGATGGCTTTGACATAAACTACTTTATGATAAGTAATCCGATTGACATTAGCTGCTTTTGAAAGGTCAATTCGTAGAAGGTCTACTAAATCAATAGGAATGTAAGCATTCCCATTAACTAAAACTCCTTTCTCTGAGTAATTCTGCCCATTAATATTAATATTTATTGGCGGATAATTTGCTTCGACTGGAGTTCCAGGAGTGGGATCAATTACACGACTCCAAGTTACCAATCCATCAGCAATTCCTAAAGCAAAATCACGGCGACGAGTTTGCAGCAAAGCCCGATCTTCTGGATTGCTGAGAAATGCCACTTGCATCACCAAAGCTGGAAGCGTTGTCTGGCGACAAAATGCTAAACTACCTAATCCGCTATCTGTATCTGGCTTGACTCCCCGATTCGGTAATTGGGGTACGCGGCGCAACAAACCCATTAGTAACTGTTCAGCATTACTTTTGCGATCGCTATTATTAGCAATATAAAACACGCTAGCCCCACGCACAGAAGGGCTATTAGCCGCATTAGATTCAATTTCCAAGGCAACATCACCCCGCCGCCCGCGAGAATTGATCCAGGTAATGGTTTGAGCAGCACTCAAGTCATCGGGAACCGCCAAAATTTCCAAATTTCGCGCCCTCAGTTCCGTAACAATCAAATCTCGCAGCAGAATCATCTCTTTAGCTTCAGTTGTACCACCTGCGATCGCACCTTGATCGACCCCTCCAGCTTCTTTGCCTCCATGAGCCGCAGAAATAAAAATACGTCCCATTCTCAGTATTTCCTCTGATAAAATTAAGTGTAAGCAATTATATTAGTCATTCTTGGTCTAGCAACAAGAATATAATAGCTATCAGAAGTCATTTGTCCTGCGTCCTTTGTCCTTTTTTCAAAGTTAATGCCCAATGACCAATGACTAATGACCAATGACTAATGACAAAATATGCAAATCCCCCGCTTGCACCCAGACACAATTGAGGAAGTTAAACTACGGGCTGATATTGTAGATGTCGTCTCAGAATACGTAGTTTTACGCAAACGTGGGAAGGATTTTGTCGGTTTGTGTCCTTTCCATGATGAAAAATCTCCCAGTTTCACCGTCAGCCAAACTAAGCAAATGTACTATTGCTTCGGCTGTCAAGCTGCGGGAAATGCCATTAAGTTTGTCATGGAGTTGGGAAAGCGTTCTTTTCCTGATGTAGTCCTGGATTTAGCACGACGTTACCAAGTACCAGTACAAACTCTAGAACCCGAACAACGCCAGGAATTACAGCGTCAGCTATCTTTGCGCGAACAATTATATGAAGTTTTGGCTTCGTCAGCACAATTTTATCAACACGCCCTAAGACAATCCCAAGGGCAAAAAGCACTTCAATATTTGCAATCTAACCGCCAACTCAAAGAAGAAACCATACAGCAATTTGGCTTAGGCTTTGCCCCCGCAGGTTGGGAAACTCTCTATCGTTATCTTGTACAAGATAAACATTACCCAGCACAGATACTAGAAAAAGCGGGATTAATTAAGCCACGCAAGGAAGGAGGCGGTTATTATGATGTATTCCGCGATCGCCTAATGATTCCCATCCGCGATGTCCAAGGGCGTGTCATTGCCTTTGGTGGAAGAACTCTGACGGATGAACAACCTAAATATCTGAACTCACCAGAAACGGAACTTTTTAGTAAAGGTAAAACATTATTTGCCCTCGATCAAGCCAAAGGTGGAATTTCCCAACTCGATCGAGCGGTGGTTGTAGAGGGATATTTTGATGCGATCGCTCTCCACGCTGCTGGTATTAATAACGCCGTCGCTTCCCTCGGTACAGCTTTAAGCTTAGAACAAGTGCGGCTAATATTACGCTATACCGAATCGAAACAATTAGTACTCAACTTTGATGCTGATAAAGCCGGAACCAATGCCGCAGAACGTGCGATCGGGGAAATTGCCGAACTAGCATACAAGGGCGAAGTTCAACTAAAAATTCTGAATTTAGCAGATGGTAAAGATGCTGATGAATATTTGCATAGTCACACTCCAGAAGATTATGGAGAACTGCTAAAAAATGCCCCACTTTGGTTAGACTGGCAAATTCAGCAAATTATTCAAGATCGAGACTTGAAACAGGCTACTGATTTTCAGCAAGTAACTCAGCAATTAGTTAAATTACTTAAAAATATAGCTAACAGCGATACACGAAATTATTACGTTTCCTACTGTGCCGAAATACTCAGCTTGGGAGATACCAGACTTATACCCCTGAGAGTTGAAAATCTCCTAACTCAAATTGCTCCGGTGGCGGCTGCATACACTAAACCTGTATCAGCAAAAAAAGCATGGGGAAATAGCCAAGTTTCCCACTCTCCACTTCCTACAGAACGCAGCCTTTTAGAACACGCAGAGGCGCTATTACTGCGAATTTACTTACATTGTCCTGAACAGCGTCAAGCGATTATTGCCGAACTAGAGGAACGAGATTTGCAATTTAGCCTTTCCCACCACCGATTTTTATGGCAACAGATTTTAGAAATCTCATCAGGTGATGAAGAAACGAGAAATTTTGCGTCTCAACCAGATTTAATTTACCGCTTGCAAGACCATTTTTTAGAATTTAGTAGCGAAATGGGGTTAATTTCGCATTTATTCCATGTAAATGAAAAGAATCAGAAAGAAATACTTCGGACACCGCAAGTAGTTCAAGCTGCGATCGCTTGCATGGATTTGGTGATGCTTGAAAAACGCTATCGTCATTTTTTGGAACTATGGCAACAAACCGATCCTGAAGCTGAACCGGAACGTTATCAATCTTATTATCAGGCTTTCTACACCGAAAAAATTAAGCTTCAGAAAATAGACAGGCAACGGCTGTTTTCCATCACAGACTTGTTGTAGATGACAAAAAAATCAGGTTGTCGTTGGATGTGCGATCGCTTTCATCACTACGATCGGATAAAGTTTCGGGGCTAACTGGAATCTTAGAGGATATTTGAAAAATCCTTAGTGATGTATCAAATACTTTTAGATCCCCCTAAATCCCCCTTAAAAAGGGGGACTTTGATCCCGTTTACCCCTTTTCTATTGACCAGATTCTAGATGAGGATTTTTACGGTTTGTAGAGGATTGCTCTTACTGTTACATTGCTTAACATTTAAATGGATAGACAGGTGAACCGAAAGGTTTTACAATCTGACTGATTACGGTGAATTTACTTATTGTCTAATCAACATAAGCATAGTAAAGATTTTCTAGTGATTACGTTTGATTGCGGAAGCACTAAATTAATATAAGAAAGTCTTGAGTAAGGGGCAGCAAGCAAATGGATGTAAAGCTGATTCTAGCTGGATTAACAGTTATATTCACGCTTTCGTGCCTATTTTTTGGCACGAAAAATGGATTCTATGATTCCGATGACTATCACGGAAATGGCTCTGCACATTGAGTTCAATCTGTAGATGCGGCTTCGCGTAGGGTGAGTTAGCTAAGATAGCTCAGAACTTGCAAAGGGAAAATACATAAGAGGCAAACTCCTTTAGCTCCTAGTTTGATGGCTTTTAGTTAGCCCACCTTTCCGAAGCAGTGCGGGTTCGCAAAGGTGTCCTCCCCAATCAAAATCTGTATTCTCAGGGTGTAGGGGCGCACTATAAAACTTACCCCTAAGTCACAAAACCAAAATTTGTGTAATTTTTGGCTTTTGGGATATGTCTATGACGAGATTTGAGGGGAGGAGAGCATGAGGGATAATCTGTCGGCATCCTCTGGCGTAGATGCTGCGGAGGCGGGTAGTGAATTAGAATGTTTGCCGTATAGTGTCCAGCATGACAATGAGGGCGTGTGTTTACTGGTGAAGATGGGCCCACACCGCATTCTATTGGATTGTGGTATGGAGGATATTTCATCGCTGGGTAAGGGGCTTACGAAGTCGGAACGTAAATCTAGTTCGTCCCTGCCAGCAGATTTAGTTTTGATTAGTCATGCTCACCCAGATCATGCTAGGGGCTTGCTAGCACTGCATAAAGCTTTTCCTAAGTTACCTATTTATGGTAGCGAAGTAACCAGCAAATTACTGCCACTGAATTGGTTAGATCGAGACGCTGAGGAAATTTCCAAATTTTGTCATGCTTTGCCGTTGCGATCGCCTGTGGAACTCCAAGATGGTTTGGTAGCAGAATTATTTCCCGCCGGGCATCTACCAGGGGCAGTGGCAATTCTCCTTACCTACACTACCAAGCAGCGTACCTACAAGCTACTATACACGGGAGATTTTTTCTTATCAAACTCCCGCTTGGTAGAAGGTTTGCGTTTAGAGGAACTGCGGGGCTTAGATTTGGATGTGCTAATCATTGAAGGTAGTTATGGCACATCCCGTCATCCTCACCGCCGCAACCAAGAAAATCAACTAGCAGAACGAATTAATCGCGCGATCGCTGACCATTGTTCTGTCATCCTGCCCACTCCTGCTTTAGGATTGGGTCAAGAGATGCTAATGCTATTACGCTCTCATCACCACTTCACCGGACGAGATTTAGATATCTGGGTAGATGGGGCTGTTGCTACTGGTTGTGATGCCTATCTAGAACTTCTACCACACCTCCCCCCATCTGTACAGAATTTTGCCCGCCATCAACCCCTATTTTGGGATGAACGGGTACGTCCCCGCGTGCGTCGTTTACAAACAGAACATCGTCCCACTGTGGGCAAGTCACCTTGTATTGTTCTCACGGACGCTACAGATGATTTGAGCAAACACTGCCAACTAGACACAGGCCCTTGGCTGATCCTGCTTCCCGAAAAAATTGATATAAAAGTTAATAAAGAATATTTAGCGCCTACCACTGTCGAAACCTATCTCTTAGCTCAACATAGCGATGGCCCTGGTACTACGCAGCTAATTCACAACTTGCGACCCCAGCATGTCATTTTTGTCCACGGTTCTCCTGCTTACTTAGCAGACTTGACTAGCTTAGAGGAGTTGCAAAACCGCTACCATATACATTCTCCGGCGGCTAACACTTTAGTAGAATTGCCTATCGGCGATACATTTTTACAACCGGCAGCACCAGAAACTAACTATGAGGGTGAACTGACAGAGTTAGGAACAGTAATCACAATCACCCTACCGAATATGATTACTGCCGATCCGCGTTGGCGGCAATTTGCCGATACTGGTTTAATCGAAGCTCGTTGGCAAGGTGAAGAACTAGTCTTAAGGGGATTGTCTCAACGAGAGCTTCTCAGTCAAAATAGCGATCGCTACACATGGACAGATGTAGACTGTTGCGGCACCTGCCGACATCAAAGAGGACAGAGGTGCTGGAATCCAGCTTCCCCGTTGTATAACTTTAAGGTAACTCTCGAAGGTTACTGTCCTGCTTTTGAAGGTTTGAATGATAGTCAATAGTCATTAATCCGCTGCCCTTTGTCATTTTTAATTAATGACTAATGACTAATGACTAATGACCAATGACTAATCGCTAAATTATTCTGGATTCGAGTCAGTGTAACGGTTGTGGATGCGCTCTGCTTCAGGGCAATCTTCAGTCATCAGAGGTTCCACATTTCCGCGCGGTACTGAAGCCAGTTTTTGCGTTACAGCACCAATGCTCTCGAGGCGAACCATTTCTTCCCAAGAACAAACTTCGTCCTCTTCTTCTGTTTCATAGCGTAGGGTTACTAAATCTCCCTCTATGTCTATGATGCGGGCGCGTTCAATCCAGCGTTGCTGGTCCCGCAAGAAAACACATACCTCGCGCCCATCGCAACACAGTTGATAAATCTTGCGGTGTAGCATGTATTGTTTCTGCCTTTTTAAACAACGTAGTTAAACCTGTCAAAATCTGGGTTCTACCCCATTACATTACACCTTTAAGAGGTTAATTTCACCTTAGAGAATAAGTATCCTTCACAACCCAATCCCAAAATTTGCTTGTAGTTGTCAAAATACCTGGAAATGTTGGGTCATAAATGAACGCTTATTCTAGCAATGAACTCAATCTCCTTCCGGCTCGTTCTATGGAATGTCTGCTTTATGGAAGTCAAACAATTCGGAACCTGTCCTAAGCAGGCTCATATTTTCTGGTGAGTCATTCTTACCATTATGTAATAAATAATACTCCAAAACAATCGTTGATTGCGGTTGTTTAATTTGCCTACTTTTAGTCATTGGCATTTTTGAGAAGTCTGGGGACTTGACTTTACTATTACCCACTTGTATCTGATCTTAACTCATTCTTTTGCTGACCTTGATAGTTTTCAACAACAACACCCAAAGAGGTTTGAATTTTTAAGGTTTTTTGCCCAGACAGGAGAGTGAGGAATGAGCAGAAATACTTACACGAAGCTTTCCTCAGTTCTTCTGGTTCTTTTGGAGTATCAGCAAGATTTGTTATGTGGTAAAGGAAATTCCATCAGCACGTTCGACGAGGATGCTTCTCGTTTAATTTTACCTGCGCGAACTGCATCATATAGGGCTGCCAGAGCGGGCAAATCTTCTGACTGATAGCATTTAGTAGCGAGTACTTGGTGAAGTAAACCCTCAGATTCAACACTAAGATATCCAGTTTGGAAAGCAGATTCAATGATTGTGCGAATCATTTTGGTTGGGGCAAAGTAAACAATTTGTTACCTCAAGTGTGGAACATTTTCTTGTGCAACTAATTGATATGAAACATTGATGCAATGTGATTATAATTACACGTATCTAGTGATTTATATCACAAGAATGGTAAAAACATGAACTTTTAATGGAAATATTTGATACCGATGGTGAGATTTTAATCCAAATTTGTTCAGTATTAATGTTGTTAATCAAGCAAAAAACTGGCGGAAATCTTCATCCTTTTGACTTAGTTGTACCCAGTCTAGGTTTAAAGACTGGAATTTTTGTGCCAAACGATCGCAAGCGGGACGTTCGGTAGCATAATGTCCAGCATCAATTAAGATAATATTGCGATCGCGGCTTTCTTGAAACTGATGAAACTTGCAGTCAGAAGTCAGATAAGCCTCAGCACCAGTTTTGGCAACGGCTGAAATGTAACCAGCCCCCGAACCACCCAAAACAGCAACTCGTGAAATTGTTTGCTGTAAATCAGCACTGGGGGAAAAAATCAAATTAGGGGGAGCAAGTCGGGTTTGAATGGTTGCGAGTAGTTCTTGTAGTGTCAAAAATGGCTCTAGCAAACCAACACGACCATATCCTAAGCCTCCTTGTGTTGGTACTATGGGAGTAACTTCTTTGAGTTCTAAAATTTGAGCTAAAACGTCAGCAGTCCCATCCTGCACTTGGTCGAAATTGGTGTGAGCGCTGTAAATACCAATATTTCCGGTAAAAGCTAACCGTACCATTTCTGCGATCGCTTCACCAGTGCGTAAAGATTTGAGAGGATTAAAAATCAAGGGATGATGGGCAAATATCAGATTAGCATTCAGAGCGATCGCTTCTTGCATTACTGCCAAAGTCGGTGTCAAACATACTAAAACCCGTGCTTTTTCCTGCAAAACTCCTGGTTCAATTTGCCAGCCACAATTATCCCAGCTTTCACACCAAGCGGGATTTGCCCATGCTTCGAACCAAGTAATTAAATCAGCAATTTTCATAATTATTTTCTTGCTAATCAGTGTCTCTGTGGTTGAATATTTAATCTTAATGCTAATTGCTGGCGCATTTCTTGAAAAGGTTTGTTCCATACAGGGCTAGCATTCCAATTCCATACCGCTACGGGGATAAGTTGCTCCTCTGCTAGAGAAGTTAGCAGACGATATTCATCTTCTGGTTCGCGAGAAAATGTGAAGGGATTGCGGTAGCCTGTATCACATAGTTTATAAGATACGACTTGACCGTGATTAATCCGTTGTACAAGTTCCTTACCTTTGACAAGCAAATAATCTAAAAAGACTAAACTAAAAGGCTCTACAGATGCGCGATTTTGCGGCTCCTTTTGTACCCACCTAGCCCAATCAAACCCATACATAAAATCGTGAACGTAACGGAAGCGGATTTCTGTATTAATTCCGAACATTTTCGTCAAAGAAACCATCTTTTCACCAAACAGCTTTAAAAAAGGAATAGCACCTTCATCTGCAATCAAAGCCTGCCTGAGCATACTGCTTACCATAAAATCAAAATCCCAGAATATGTTCTCTGGGAAGTTTTGTAACTGAGCGCGGACTATAGATTCGAGAGTTTCCCGAAGGGTTGTAAGGATTTGAATATCGCTGCTTTCTTCAACAATTAAATTTTCTAATTCTGCAAAACTGGTACTTAATGTCTTTTGAGGGTTAAGTGATAACAAATGAATAGACTGTTGGGCAAGTATTTCATCAATATATTGGAAAGTATGAGTTGGTGTCAGTTCTTGCTTCATAGTAATTGAAATAACCCAAACAGCTTACACTAACTATTAGTGTATATCGAAACAAAAAAATTATTAAATAAGCAAAAACAAACTTAACTTTCAACTTTACAAATTTATACTAATTCTTTGATAAATTATATCTAATTAATTCCGCATCAATAATTATCATTGCAAAACTATCACGGCGAAATTTGTTTAATGCACATCGCCGCGAGTTTATGAGATTATATCCAAAGGGTAGCTATAGGACTCATATTTGATTTTTGAAATACACGTAGGGTGTGTTATGCCGTAGGCTTAACGCACCACCCTTTATGTTTTGGTGCGTTACGGAAGCCGTAACACACCCTACACATACTTAGATTTTTTCAGAAATCAAATACTAGTCCTATAGAATAACCAGAGTATTTAAACTCTACCTTAAATAAAACTTGAGAATCGGCTATCCAGAAATGTGGATAACCAATTCCCTTAAATGACTGTGCTGGCGATGTTCCCAAATATAAATTCCCTGCCAAGTTCCTAGTACTAGATAACCTCGATTAATGGGGATATGTTCAGATGTGTGGGTGAGTGCGGTACGAATGTGTGCTGGCATATCATCGGCACCTTCTGCATCATGGATGTATTTGTCTGATTCAGGGACGAGTTTTGCCATAAAATTAGCTAAATCCACAAGAACATCAGGATCGGCATTTTCTTGGATCACTAAACTAGCTGAAGTGTGGCGTAAAAATAAAGTACAAAGACCAGTTTCAATCCGCGATTCGGTGACTGCGGCTTCAACTTTAGAGGTGATGTTATAAAAAGATTTGGCATTGGTGGAAATTTTTAGTAACTTTTGGTAGTGAGTCATTTAAAATAGTAATTATTGATGACAGTAAAAGCTAATTCGTAGTTGAATTTGCTTGATTTGGTGTCGGATCTTCTTGGTTAGCATTCATATATTAATTTATATTGTTTTGAATAACTTTATTTCGTCTGTAAATAATTGAGAACCGCTTTAGCGATCGCTTCATTACCATCCTTAGCAATTGGCTGAGATTG
Protein-coding sequences here:
- a CDS encoding DUF6679 family protein, which translates into the protein MLHRKIYQLCCDGREVCVFLRDQQRWIERARIIDIEGDLVTLRYETEEEDEVCSWEEMVRLESIGAVTQKLASVPRGNVEPLMTEDCPEAERIHNRYTDSNPE
- a CDS encoding Nif3-like dinuclear metal center hexameric protein; protein product: MKIADLITWFEAWANPAWCESWDNCGWQIEPGVLQEKARVLVCLTPTLAVMQEAIALNANLIFAHHPLIFNPLKSLRTGEAIAEMVRLAFTGNIGIYSAHTNFDQVQDGTADVLAQILELKEVTPIVPTQGGLGYGRVGLLEPFLTLQELLATIQTRLAPPNLIFSPSADLQQTISRVAVLGGSGAGYISAVAKTGAEAYLTSDCKFHQFQESRDRNIILIDAGHYATERPACDRLAQKFQSLNLDWVQLSQKDEDFRQFFA
- a CDS encoding secondary thiamine-phosphate synthase enzyme YjbQ, with protein sequence MTHYQKLLKISTNAKSFYNITSKVEAAVTESRIETGLCTLFLRHTSASLVIQENADPDVLVDLANFMAKLVPESDKYIHDAEGADDMPAHIRTALTHTSEHIPINRGYLVLGTWQGIYIWEHRQHSHLRELVIHISG